GATTGCGTTGTTTAagtattgttttcttttctttacgtTGTTGATTGCTGAGCTGACTGAAATGTGCGAAGCTGAGGTGGAAGTCATTCATCTGATTAGGTTCATTCACTGCTTAATTCTACTTTAGTATGTTGGCACTGTTTACGACATGTCTCATAATTAGTGGATGGATATGCAAGAGAAGGATCTTGAAGAGACGGAAGAGATGCTTGGCCATTATGTCTCACAACTATGTTTAACATGTCTCACTAAAAAGTAATAGAGGTTCTCTCTATAGTATTTACAGTGGTATAGTACCATATTATAAGGTTTGGTTCTACTTGCATTTTATTTTAGCTGCAAATGACAACCATTTCGTGCATAATACTGATAGAAGACCTTTTCATACCTTTTGCTTTCACCATGAATATGTACCTTTATTTGCAATTAACCTTCTCAGTCAAGTAATGTGTTCTGGGGATGGTTTGCTTGAGATCAGTTTCCTGTGGGTCGTATTCACCGGCACCTCAAGACAAGGATCTCTGCTAATGGCCGTGTCGGGGCGACAGCAGCTGTGTACCTGGCATCAATTCTGGAGTACCTGACAGCTGAGGTGCTTGAGCTTGCTGGCAACGCGAGCAAAGACCTGAAGGTGAAGAGGATAACCCCGCGGCATCTGCAGTTGGCCATCCGGGGGATGAGGAACTCGACACTCTCATCAAGGGAACCATCGCAGGAGGCGGTGTCATCCCTCACATCCATAAGTCCCTGATCAACAAAACCACCAAGGATTGAGTTAAAATCCAATCCCCATcaacatcaacatcatcttctcttAACTGGGTGTTATCTGCTTGTCTTTCTGATATGTGGATTATGTGTAGTTTTAGTTTTAGACGAGGTTCTTGGTGCTTTTAATAGCTAGGGTTATGTCAGAATGATGTTTAATTTAAAATACTGGTTATCGTTCGATGTTTGTTATTCTCAACAAACCAACCCCTTCCGGGTTCAGTATCTTTATTAGCTGTATCAAATCAAGACTGTCTCTAACTTTGCCTTCTGTGTAGGTAACGCCTTTTCTTCTGTCTCTGCACGTTAAGTAGCACAAGTTTGAACTTTGTCTTTCTTTCCCCTTGGGTTGGATTGGGTCATtatgtttcttctgtcataatCTAAATTTACATGATCCGAAGGGAGGGAATAGAAGGGAAGATTGATGGGTAAATGACTACATAGAGGTCATCAATGACCTTTTCTTATAAATTGTTTTGCAGTTGAGTTGACCAAGAGCCTACCATCACACATGGTTTTTTTCTTACCGTAAGTATTAAGCTTGATTTTAGACTAAACACGATGGGGAATTTCTCAAAGAATTTcattaggtcgcgacaagaaGGAATATGGAAATTGATGGTACCAATGTGGGATCTACACGTGGTGGCAACAGCTGGCCAGTTGTCTGTCTAGCAGATTTTGTCTGTCTTGTCTTGGAGATCAGATCGCCAACGATGCAAAATAGGTGATTTTGTTCTACTAGCAACAATTGGCAGGCTAATTCGTGAATACATAACTGGATCATTCCCCACGTCTACAAGCGTATGTAATATAATG
The sequence above is drawn from the Eucalyptus grandis isolate ANBG69807.140 chromosome 11, ASM1654582v1, whole genome shotgun sequence genome and encodes:
- the LOC104426625 gene encoding LOW QUALITY PROTEIN: histone H2A variant 1 (The sequence of the model RefSeq protein was modified relative to this genomic sequence to represent the inferred CDS: inserted 1 base in 1 codon); this translates as MAGKGGKGLVAAKTTAAANKDKDKDKKRPISRSSRAGIQFPVGRIHRHLKTRISANGRVGATAAVYLASILEYLTAEVLELAGNASKDLKVKRITPRHLQLAIXGDEELDTLIKGTIAGGGVIPHIHKSLINKTTKD